One window of Candidatus Nitrospira kreftii genomic DNA carries:
- a CDS encoding hypothetical protein (conserved protein of unknown function) produces MGQSRIAAKEPSIISLEAGTYYWCSCGRSRDQPFCDGSHQGTGFEPVEFIVDETKEIALCQCKQTKTPPFCDGTHQTL; encoded by the coding sequence ATGGGACAATCACGCATTGCAGCTAAGGAGCCATCTATAATTTCATTGGAGGCAGGAACGTACTACTGGTGCTCCTGTGGACGCTCAAGGGACCAACCGTTTTGTGATGGCTCTCACCAGGGGACCGGGTTTGAGCCGGTTGAATTTATCGTGGATGAAACGAAGGAAATTGCCTTGTGCCAGTGCAAGCAGACCAAGACGCCGCCCTTTTGCGACGGGACGCATCAGACGCTTTGA
- a CDS encoding K+/H+ antiporter, whose translation MTLPIEFILLAASGLLLLSVIASKAFGNMGIPALLLFLGIGMLAGSDGPGGIHFDDPWLAQSLGVVALTFILFAGGMDTEWATVRKVLGIGVGLSTLGVAVTAGLVGWFATTALQMSWLEGLLIGAIVSSTDAAAVFAVMRSRYVGLRGTLKPLLELESGSNDPMAVFLTIGMISLITGASDSAFDLVPMFIRQMVLGGAIGYGVGKLMVLLVNRLRLEYDGLYPVLTLSLVLFTYSGSTWLGGNGFLAVYLAGLMMGNSEFVHKRSLIRFHDGLAWLMQISMFLALGLQVFPAQLVPIAGTGLLLALFLMFIARPVAVFATLAFTHLSMREKTMVAWVGLRGAVPIILATFPLLAEVPQAVTTFHLVFFIVLTSVLLQGTSIPIVARWLDVDEPLAPRKESSPVWDAPTSLKSGLLEVRIPEHSWAIGRRLLDLGLPKSAFILLIARKSKCFVPDGTAVLQANDSLLAFTDQFSFLRLRSILESRHQPPPPEDPPEGGGVEVV comes from the coding sequence ATGACACTGCCGATCGAGTTTATCCTGCTCGCTGCTTCCGGGCTCCTGCTGCTGAGCGTCATCGCGAGTAAGGCGTTTGGCAATATGGGCATCCCAGCGCTCTTGTTGTTCCTCGGTATCGGGATGCTGGCGGGGTCGGACGGTCCAGGTGGCATACACTTCGACGATCCTTGGTTGGCCCAGTCTCTTGGCGTAGTAGCGCTCACCTTCATTCTGTTTGCCGGCGGCATGGACACCGAGTGGGCGACCGTGCGGAAAGTGTTGGGAATTGGGGTAGGCCTGTCGACCCTAGGAGTCGCCGTGACAGCTGGCCTAGTCGGTTGGTTCGCAACCACAGCGTTGCAGATGTCATGGTTGGAAGGACTCCTCATCGGCGCGATCGTTTCCTCGACCGATGCCGCGGCGGTGTTTGCCGTGATGCGTTCACGCTATGTAGGCCTGCGTGGCACCTTGAAACCTTTGCTCGAACTCGAATCCGGTAGCAACGATCCGATGGCAGTCTTTCTCACCATTGGCATGATTTCCCTGATCACGGGAGCTTCCGATTCAGCGTTCGACTTGGTGCCGATGTTCATACGGCAAATGGTCCTCGGCGGAGCCATCGGGTACGGGGTAGGCAAGTTGATGGTGTTGCTGGTGAACCGGCTGCGCCTTGAATACGATGGGCTCTATCCTGTTCTAACCCTGTCGCTCGTGCTCTTCACCTACAGCGGCAGCACATGGCTTGGCGGAAATGGATTTCTGGCCGTCTATCTGGCCGGCCTCATGATGGGAAACAGCGAATTTGTCCATAAACGAAGTCTGATCCGGTTCCACGACGGACTGGCCTGGCTCATGCAGATCAGCATGTTCCTGGCTCTAGGGCTGCAGGTCTTCCCTGCGCAGCTCGTACCAATCGCCGGGACAGGGCTGCTCTTGGCGTTGTTCCTGATGTTCATTGCCCGACCTGTAGCTGTCTTTGCGACCTTGGCGTTTACGCATCTCAGCATGAGGGAGAAAACCATGGTCGCCTGGGTGGGATTGCGAGGGGCCGTGCCGATTATTCTGGCCACCTTTCCGCTTCTCGCAGAGGTCCCTCAGGCTGTTACAACATTTCATCTGGTTTTTTTCATCGTGCTGACATCGGTGTTGTTGCAAGGCACCTCAATCCCGATCGTAGCCCGTTGGCTGGACGTCGATGAGCCGTTGGCGCCGCGCAAGGAATCTTCTCCGGTATGGGATGCGCCGACCAGCCTCAAGAGTGGCCTCCTCGAAGTGCGGATTCCAGAACACTCCTGGGCGATCGGGCGGCGATTGCTTGATCTGGGCCTACCGAAAAGCGCGTTCATACTCCTGATCGCTCGAAAAAGTAAGTGTTTCGTTCCGGACGGGACGGCCGTGTTGCAGGCCAACGATTCCCTTCTTGCATTTACTGACCAATTTTCATTTCTCCGATTGCGGTCGATTCTCGAAAGCCGACATCAGCCCCCGCCGCCCGAGGATCCTCCGGAGGGCGGAGGAGTCGAGGTCGTGTGA